From the Melioribacteraceae bacterium 4301-Me genome, the window TCTCTTTCCTTTTGCCTTTTTACTTTTATCTCTTTCCTTTTGCCTTTTTACTTTTTCCTTTTTCCTTATTTACTCGTTTTGAAAACAATAGAACCAAGAATTTTCTTTAACTCATTTGATTCACCACATAAATAAGCTAATTCTTCGTCATGATTTTTCTCATTAATTATTGCGCTAATAATTCTCAGCCAGTAATTAGATTCTCTCATTTCTTTTAAGGAAATTCTAACTTTATTATTAAAATCGGCTTTTGACGAGCCTGCTTGGCTTTCTTCATAATTAGCGCCGGCTGAAGTAGAACATTTTGCTAATTGATACCTAATAACATTAAACTCTGGAGTTTTCGGTAACGTTGGCAGGAATTTTAATACTCTAACAGTAAAATCAAACAACCTCGTTTGTAATTCGTTTTCCTTCATATTTTTCTCTTCTACTTTTAGATTCCAACTCCCATCTTTTTCCTTTTTCCTTTTTCCTTTTTACTTTTATCTTTAACCATAACCATTCCATTTTCTAACTTAACAATTGCGCGTTAATCAATATTTGTTCGAGATGTTTTTTATCTGCATCATTTAATTGTGACAGCGGTGCGCGAGGTTCACCGCCAAAATACCCTAACATATCCATTGCCGCTTTTAATCCCGGTACACCGTATTTAGTTGTAACAGCGGAATTAACTGGAATCAGTTTTTTTTGAAGTTCGATAGCTTCATTTAATTTTTTTTCCTCAATCAATTTTTGAATCTGCACACACTGGTTGGGGGCAATATTTGCGAGTGCAACAATTCCTCCCTTTGCACCTGCAGATATACCAGGAAAAAGAACAGATGCCGTTCCAACCAAAACAGAAAAAGATTCATCAGTATTCGAGATGAATTCAATTGTCTGTCGTATATTTTCCGAGCTATTTTTTATTCCGATTATATTTTTGTGTTCTGAAAGTTTTGCGACGGTAAACGCGTCAATATCTACGCCGGTAAATTTCGGCACGTTATAAATTATCACCGGCACTTTACAAGCGTCGGCAATAGAAGAAAAATATTTTATAAACGCTTCATGTTTCATTTGAGACTTATAAAAAGACGGAGTAAGTATTAGGACAAAATCTGCTCCAAGTTTTGCTGCATCGTTTGAAAGTGATATAGTTTCCTTTATTGAATCAGAGCCTGTACCTGCAATAACGATTTTATCACTGGGTGTAAATTCTCTTACTGCTTCAACAAGTTTAAGTTTCTCTTCCCTTGTTAAAAATGCACTTTCGCCGTTAGAGCCCATTATCACATATCCAGCTAATCCGGTTTTATTCCATTTTTCAATATTGAACTTAAGTTTGTTTAGCGAAAGTTCATCATTTTCAAACGGAGTAGTTATCGGAGGGAATATCCCGTGAAGTTTTTTCATTATTCTTCCTATATAAATAGCCACTAATGCGCGAATAATTTTTGTTTTAAAAAATATTTTTTAGAACAAACCAAACATTTGCTGGGCGTTCTGCAAGCCTCCTCATATACCATGGGTACCATGAAGCTCCATAAGAAATTAGGACCCTCACTTTATAACCATCTTTTGCAAGTTCTTTTTGCAATTCCGGTTTTATTCCGTATAGCATTTGAAATTCAAGTTTATCTTTTGGCAAATGAATTGTTCTAGCTTCATTAATTATTTTTCCTATGAGCTTTTCATCATGTGTAGCAAAAGCTGAGCGTATATTCTTCTCTTTAATTTCTTTCATAAGCCTTTGAGATAACTTAAAATAATTTTCATCCACAGCTCTTTTTTGTGGGAAAGCAATATTTTCTGGTTCTTTATAAGCTCCTTTCACCAGACGAATAATTGGGCGAAAATCGATTAGTTCGTTTAAGTCTTTTTCTGTTCTGTAAAGGTAGGCTTGTAAACATAAGCCAACGTTATCGAATTCAAATTTAATTCTTTTATAAAAGTCGATGGTTCTTTGTGTATACAAACTTCCTTCTATATCAATCCACGAAGTGGTGGATTCCCCAAAAACAGTATTGTTTAGGATTGCATTTGCTTTTCCTATTATAGCTTTGAAGTTGTTGTAAGTTTCTTCTTCTGAGATATCAAAGCCAAGTTGAGTTAGCTTAAGAGAAATTTCAATATCAAGATTTTGTGATTTGATTTTGTCAATCAGCTGCAAATAATGATTTTTTACTTCATCAGCTTCATCAAGATTTTTTATATTTTCTCCTAATCTTGTATATACCGTTGGTATACCGAGCAGAGCTAATTTTTTCGACTCAATAAAAGCTGCTTCTTCAGTCTCGCCTGGCATAAATCTTTTTAAGGCTTTGCGAACGAACCAAATATTTGGCACGTGTTTTTTTAGAAAAGTGCTTTCAGACATTTTAAGTAATATGTTTCTTGAAATGCTCATTTATTTATCCTGCAAATCGTTTTAGTTTATTCATAAATATTAACAACAGAATTACAGAAACAGTTAAAATACCTGTCAAAATTAAAAAATATTGATGATGTTGAAAATCGCTGTAAAACTTGCCAAGGAAACCAGAGCCGTAACTACCGAGTGCTGTTGCACCAAACCAGCCTCCCATCATTAATCCTTGAATTTTAGGCGGTGCTACTTTTGTTACAAACGATAAGCCTAATGGAGAAATTAAAATTTCAGCGAGAGTAACAACAAGATATGTTGAAATTAACCATAAAGGCGACATATTGTTTTGGTCTAAATTACCCCCAAGCAGCGAAGCAGGTATCATAATTGCCATTGCAATTCCCATTATAAACATTCCTATTAAAATTTTTACTGGCGTTGCTGGTTCCTTACCTGCTTTATTTAATTTAGAAAAATATGCCAACATCAATGGCGTAAGTGTTAGAATAAAAAATGGGTTAAAAAATTGATATGTCTCCGGACGTAATATATTAGAAATTATTGTTGATCTTTCTGCGAAGAGTGTTAAAGCAAATCCATTCTGATAAAATCCAACCCAAAAAAAGCTGACAATCAGGAATAAAATAACAAGCGTAGCTATTCTTTGTTTAAACTCTTCTTTAGGAATTTCTCTATAGTTCTGATTTTTTATCTCAGCAGCAGAAGATTGTTTTCTGTAATCAAAAACAATTAAGTTTTTTTTGCCAAGTTCAAAAATGATAATACAAATTAACAACCCTAAACCTGCTGCAGCAAACGATACATTATAATTTCCAAATAGATTAAATAATAACGTTGCAGCTAAGGGAGCTATTGCCGCCCCAAGGTTTACACCCATATAATATATATTGAATCCAGCATCTTTTAATTCTAATTTATCGTGATATAAATTGCCTACCAAAACTGCAATGTTAACCTTAAAAATGCCAGTTCCAAAAGCTATTAAAAACAATCCAATAAAAAATAGAGTTACAGCATTAGCAGAGGAAAGGAACAGAAATGCGAATCCAAATGACATGACCCATGCACCAATTCGTACTGTATTAAAATTACCCAAGACTTTATCACCCAGCCATCCACCTAAAATTGGGATAAAATAAACAAGGGCAAGAAACCAACCATAATAATTACCTTTTGTAGCATCATCCCATTTAAATTCCTTTTCCATATAAAGCACTAAAATTGCCATAAGTGTATAGAAGCCAAAACGCTCCCACATTTCAGTGAAAAAAAGTACTATAATTCCTTTTGGGTGTTTTTTGAACATTGTTGCTCCAGGTTATTCGTTAATTCACTTAGTCAATTTTTTTTGTTGTTTTTGTAGTAAATCTCATTTTCACATTCAGATAGTTATGTGGTAATTGAAAATCACCGTTTATTAATGTTTTTTCTTTCGTGACCCAGCCTTTTATTTGCTTTTCTGCCCTTATTGCTTCTATTGGATTATAGAATTCATGAGTGTAGACAAGTTCAATCGGGCAATCTTTTAGCAGTGTAATTTTGTTTCTCTCCATCCTCATGTTCCTTAAGTCTCCTTTCAAGATTGTTTGTTACGTTTGTGTAATAGCTTTCCTCAGAGCATTTTACATTCTCTTCATTCCTCAGACCCCGCTCGGAATTACTGACGAGGAGTCGAATCATCGCAAATAATCATCTCACTAAAAATCCGTGTTTTAACGGATCTTTTGGATCGATATAAAAAACGCTTTTGCCGGTAATAAAAGCATTTCCTTCTATTTCTGGTATTACAGCTCTATAAGGACCAAATTTCGTTTCAGCAACTGCTTTCCCAATAAACTTAGTACCAATTATACTTTCAATTATCATAGGCTGGTTTAATTTTATTTCGTTATCAAAATAATGCAAAGCCATGCGGGCACTTACGCCGGTACCGGTTGGACTTCTATCAACTTCCCCATCTGCGAAGATGCAAACGTTTCTACTATCAGCTTCATTTGAATAAGATTTACCGTAAAAGATTGTTCCATAAAGAAAACTCAATTCATTATCGAAAGGGTGTTCAATTTTAAAATTATTCATAACTGTTTTTTTTATAAGCATTCCTTTATGGATTAATTCATCTACATTTTCTTGTACCAGCTTCAATCCAATTTCTTCAGCTTTTACAAATACATAAAAAGCACCACCAAAAGCTACATCAAACTTTACTTTACCTATTTCGGGCACATTTATTAATTCATCTTTCATTAAAACAAAAGAGGGAACATTGTGAAAGTAGATAGACGATATTTCATCATTTTCTATTTTTGCATAAGAAATAATTTGTCCAGCAGGAGTATCTATCTTAATAGTAGTAACGGGCGAGTTCTTTTCCATCATTCCAGTTTCCAAAACAACTTTTGTTAAGCCGATTATTCCATGTCCACACATTGTACTGTACCCTTCATTATGGAGGAATAAAGCACCAAAGTTGGAATCTTTTCTTTCAGGTGGAGTAATAACACATCCGTACATATCGGCATGACCTCTGGGCTCCCACATTAATGCTTTTCTGAAATCATCTAAATTTTCCTTCATGTACTGGCGTTTTTCCAGAATGGTATAACCTTTAATTTCTGGTAATCCGCTTAAAATTATACGAAGTGGTTCACCTGCAGTGTGAACATCAATAGTTTCAATTTCAGTCCAATCTTCAGGGTGCATCCATTCAGCAATTTTTCTTATTCGAAAGGTAGTTGACATTCAATTACCATCAAGATCGACTTGTTTATACATTAAATTTTTTCGGAGGACATGGCTTCTACTCCATCTATTGACTTGGGTATAGGAACACCTAATACTCTGCAGCCTTTTGAAGTTATTACAATATCATCTTCAATTCTTATACCGCCGAAGCCAATATAATTTTTAACTTTATTGTAGTTAATGTATTTAACAAACTTTTTTTCTGCTTCCCATTGATGGATTAACTCTGGTATGAAATAAATTCCTGGTTCAACAGTTAAAACAACTCCCGGCATTAATTCTTTCCCGTATCGAAGGGATTTCAATCCGAACTGTTCACTCCTCAAAATTTTTGTGGAATAACCTGTGTATTGTTCCCCAAAATTTTCCATATCATGAACATCTAAACCAAGCAAGTGACCTAAACCATGTGGGTAAAACAAAGCATGCGCACCCTCGTTTACAGCTGTTCTCATATCACCTTTCATAAGTCCGAGCGCTTTTAATCCTTCTGCAATTACTAATGCTGATTTTAAATGAACTGACCGCCATGTAATTTTTGGCTTAGCTGTTTTAATTGCGGCTAATTGTGCATCAAGTACTATTTGATAAATTTCTTTTTGCTTTTGTGTAAATTTACCTGATACAGGGAAGGTCCTCGTGATATCGCTTGAATAATGGTTAAAAGATTCAACACCTGAATCGTTTACTACAATATCACCATTTTTTAAAATATTGTTATACGAATGATTATGTAAAGTTTCTCCATGTTTAGAAAAAATAGTTGGGAACGAAAGTCCATTTCCCATAGAAAGAGCTATGCCTTCAATAAAACCCGCAATTTCTCTTTCAACCATTCCATTACGAGCAAGCTGCATAGCTGTAGTTTGCATCACATAAGAAATTTCAATTGCTTTTTCGATTTCTTTTAATTCTTCATTAGATTTTATACTTCTTTGATCAGCTACTGCTTTAATTAGTTCAATTGAGGCGTAATTATTAACCGCATTCGCATTTATTCCTAAAAGGTTTTCAAGTTTCAGCATATTGTCATATCTGTATTGAGGCACATAATGAATTTTTCTTCCTTGTGAAATTGCTTTTTTGATAAACGATTCAAGTTGGGAAAGTGAAGAGATATTAGCAACTCCTACATTTGCTGCTAATTGTTTTATAGTTGGTTGTTTGCCCATCCAAACAATATCGTTAACTGTAAAATCGTCCCCAAAAATTATTTCTTTGTTTTCGTCAGCATCAATTATTGCAAAAAGTCCCGCTCGGTCTAAACCAAAGTAATAAAGAAATGTGCTATCCTGCCTGTATTTGTATGTGTTGTCAGCGTAATTCATCGGTGCTTCATCGTTGCCAGGGAAAAGAATTAAGCCGGTTTTAATTTTCTTCTTTAGCTGCTCTCTTCGTTTAATGTAAATTTTTTTATCAAACATTTTTTGACCTCATTAATTATTTTATGATTAGAATCTTACTAGATACCTCTAAGTCTCTAACAAAAAATATGAACTAAAAGTTAAATTAATGAAAATTATTGTCAATTGAGTAATAAACTCAACAGTACTAGACCTAATTTTTTACTAAGAAATTTTATTTCGCAAAAACAATATTTTACGTTTTGGCTTACACTGAAAAATCAATTCCTAATAAACTTTAGAGTTAATATTCTTTACACATTAAAATCTACAATTATTTTACAGACATATTATAAAAAGGATATTACAAATAACATTCGAATTCATTAAGTTACTGCAACAAAAAAATGAGAAATGTATGGCTGCACTTAAAAATTACTCAATGCTTTTTATTTCTCTTATTTTGCTAAGTTGCTCTTCAATAACTTTAAAGCCTGTAAGATACGGTTGGCCAATTGAAGATGTTCAAAAAGTTGACCAAAAGGGTTTTATAAACATCAACAGGTACTCCACAAAAATTAATGTTAAGCAAATCTTCTTTTTAGAAACAAACGATTCAACAAACGTTAAGGACAAAGAAATTAGACTTATTAGAGACGATGCAGGCTTTTATTACTTTACTTCCCCCGGCTTCAAGCATGTGTATATATTTAAATCTGACGAAGGCTCGATGAAATTAGAAAACCAAATACTAATAAACCAAGCGGGGTTAAAATCTCCGGCAATGAACCAAAGAAATTCTTACATAGAAATAATTGACGGTGAAAAAACTTATATGTTGAACAACAAAGGAATAGTGAGGTAATTTCTATGAGCAGATATATTCACCAAACAATAGTATTGTTGACTTTAGTCCTTTTTCTCAGCTCAATAACTTATTCACAATCAGACTACGAAAAAGTTAGGAACTTTAAGACTAAATACAAAGAAATCGAAGACTCGCTTAAAAATGCCAAATCGTTTGACGATGTTTTAAGGGCGCAGGACAATTTAGAAAAACTAAAAATCGAATTTTCAAGCAGCAGAGATTTACTTGACAAAAGCTTATACCCCGAAAGTTATAACTCAGCCATTGAAAAACTTGAAAATGCTATATTGCTACGTAAAAGTGACTTCAGCCAAATTGTTGAATTAAAAACTCAAGTTGACACATTAAAAAGCCGGATAACAATATTAAACGAAAAAAATGCAAGTCTTCTTTTACAGATAAAGGAACTTCAACTAAGTCAAAAAAAAGATAAACAAACAATTGCATCACTACAAAAACTTGTAGCTACATTAAGAGCAAATTTACTCCAACGTGACGAACTTGTAAGAAACATAGTTGATAGTTTGCTTGTCTCTTTTGTGAAAGCGCCTTCTTCAATGAGCGATGCAGAAAAACAAAATATTTTCAACAAGATTGATTCAGGCAATTTGTTTTACAATATTGAACGAGCAATCTCAGATAACATACAATTCCTTAGTGTCACATCTTTAACTCCAGATGACCTTAATGAAATAAAGAAACAACATAAAGAGTTTTCCGGTTTATGGAAAAAGATCGGCTCTAAGCTTTCTGAAGTATACTTAAATAAATCAGAAAAAATACGAGAAATTAGTCTAATCGATAACATGTTCGAACAGTGGAATCAAAAAATAAACGAGGAAATATGGTCCTCGATTAACAAAGAATTCAGAAGTAAAGATATACCTCTGTTAGCCTTTAACAATGGCGATGAATTTACAGTTAGCATATCAAACTACATAGACGATGAAATAAAAAACCTTTCTGTTAGAAGAAAAAGTGAAGCGCTAAAAACCTTCGATACTTTTACGGATTCAGTTTGGTTCGGAAAAATAAAACCAATTTGGGTTCCGCTATTAATTAATAATAATCTTTTAACCGAAGCACAAAAAGATACTATAGAAAACAGAATTGCACAATGGAAAGAAAAAGTTGAGCCATCTGGCATCCCAATATGGATTTATATTATTGCTGCTTTATTGATTTTATCATTTTTTATTGCTTTGTTCAGGAGAAACAAAAATCAAAAAGTAATCCAAAAAACAACAGAACAATGAGAGCAAAGAGTTACAGAGAAATTAATGTATTTAATGCATAGGCTCTTTAATAATACTCATGTTCTTTAATTTAGACTGGTAGATAGTGGAATTCATACACATTTTAAGTCTTTTTGTTATTGGATTAATTGCTGCATTTATTAATGTAAATGCAGGCGGCGGTTCAGCTCTTACATTGCCCGCATTAATATTCTTAGGATTAGATTCAGCAACTGCAAATGGAACTAATAGGATAGCGGTTATTTTACAAAACCTCTCAGCCGTTGCTTCATTTAAAAAAGAAAAGTACGAACAGTTCAATTTAAGCATAAAACTCTCTCTCTTTACTCTGCCAGGTTCAGTGATTGGAGCAATAACCGCAGTTAAAATTGGCGATGAATTATTCCAAAAAATTTTAGGAATAATAATGATTGCTGTAACAATCACAATGCTTTTACCTCAATCAAAAAATTCAATTACAATTGATAATGCCGACAAAAAGCTAACCCCCTCAACTATAATTTACTTTTTGCTGATTGGTTTTTATGGCGGATTTATTCAAGTAGGGATTGGTTTTCTCTTGATGATTGTGCTTCACAAAGCAATGAAATTTAGCCTTATTTATGTTAACATGCACAAAGTATTCATTGCACTTTTTTTAACAATACCAGCTTTTATAATCTTTATTATTAACCATAACGTTAATTGGTACTGGGGATTAATACTCGCCCTTGGAAATGCAACCGGTGGTTGGTGGGCAGCTAAAATATCAGTTAAAAAAGGTGATAGATTTATACGCGTAATTATAATTCTCGCAATATTAATAATGGCTCTAAAGTTAATAGGTATAATATTATAAATACCAATATGATTACACTACATTTTATTCCATAGTTTTATATTTTTAGCAGAAAAAATAATTATGTATAAAATACTCGTACTTGGAGCTGGATTAATAGGCGGACCAATTGCAACAGATCTTTCAAATGAAAAAAACTTTGAAGTCACCGCCGCCGATATTAATCAAAAATTGCTAAACAAACTCGGCACAAAAATTCATAAAATAAATATTGATTTATCAATTCAACACAACGTAAGAGAAATTATAAAGGATAAAGATATAATTGTAAATGCTCTGCCAGGTTTTATCGGCTACGCTACCTTCCAAACAGTTATTAAATCAAAGAAAAATGTTGTTGATTTAGCCTTTTATGAAGAAGACCCCTTTACCATTGATGAATTAGCAAAACAAAATAATATTACCGCTTTAGTTGACTGTGGTGTATCGCCAGGAATAAGCAATTTGTTAATTGGCAGAGCAGTTTCAAAAATTTCTTACATAGAAAATATTCAAATATTTGTAGGCGGCTTACCACTTAACCCAGATAATAGATTAAAGTACAAAACAGTTTTTTCTGTAACAGACTTATTAGAAGAATACGTTCGTCCTGTAAGATTAATTGAAAACGGCAAACTTAAAATTAAGCCGCCTCTCAGTGATATAGAACAAATAGAATTTGCTGGTGCAGGCTTGTTAGAAGCTTTCAACAGCGATGGCTTAAGGACATTGATAACCACTACAAAAGCAAAAAATATGAAAGAGAAAACTCTCCGTTACCCAGGTCACGCAGAAAAAATATTACTCTTAAAAGATGCGGGATTTTTAGACAAAGAAGAATTTATGATTAAAGGAGTTGCTGTTTCCCCATTCGAAATTACTGCAAAAGTTCTATCCAAGTCTTTAGCACTTGGCAAGAATGATAGAGATTTTACCATTTTAAGAGTAATTGTAGAAGGAAAGAATAACAGGGCAAAAATAAAACTCACGTACGATTTGTTAGACAAATTTGATGAACAAACAAAAACTCATTCAATGGCAAGAACAACAGGATTTATGGCTTCAATGTGTGTTAGATTAATTGCTTCTGGAATTTTCTCCAAAAAAGGAATTTTTCCACCCGAAATATTAGGCAAGGATGAAAAAGCAAGTGAATTTATATTATCTGGATTAAAACAAAAAGGTATTTCAATTGAAAGAAATTACGAAGAATTCCAGATATAAGTTAAATAAAGAAAAAACCTTTGCCAGTCTTGCTATAAATTTTTTTGTAAATCTAAATAGCCCCAAAAAACTTCCACATTCTACCGAAGTTATGAATCCATACAGAACTAGAGAAGTACAAAAAATCATCTGCAATTTTTTTTATAAATTTTACAACGATACTAACAACAGAATTTTTATCTTAGGAATAAATCCTGGCAGATTTGGCGGGGGAATAACAGGAATCCCATTTACTGACCCAATTAGGCTTGAAGAAAACTGTGGCATAAAAAATCCCTTTCCTAAAAAGCTCGAACTTTCAAGTAGATTTATTTACAAAGTTATTGAAAAATTCGGTGGACCAGAATTGTTTTATTCTAAATTTTACATCTCAGCATTATATCCATTAGCTTTAATAAAAGATGGGGTAAATTATAATTACTATGATAACAAGGAACTATACTTTGCATTAAAAGATGAAATTAAATATTTTCTTAAAAAACAATTCCAGTTCGGCGCAAAAAACGATTTTGTGATTAGTCTTGGTAAGAAAAACACAAAATTCCTAAAAGAAATTAATGATGAGCTTTTACTTTTCAAAGAAATTATTACCTTAGAACATCCTCGTTACATAATGCAATATAGGCAAAAATTTATCGGCAAATACATTTCTAAATATTTAGAATGCCTCAATAGTTTTTAATCCAAATTTTTCAGTGAAAAATGTGAGTTAAAGATTACTATCTGCTCATACTTGCTAATGCTTCTTTAATTAAATCTTCTATAGCTATGGATGGATTTTTATCTAAAACTGCTCTAACTGCTCGTTCGGCAATTTTCAAATTGTAGCCCAAATTAATCAACGCATTAACAGCATCGATTTTTAAGTTAGAACTTCCTTTCGAAATAAAATCAGTTTTTTCAGCAAACGATTCAACTTTATCGCGCAATTCTACTAATAAACGTTCTGCCGTCTTTTTACCGATACCTGGTATAGCTGTCAAACGAGCTAAATTATTCATCCTCAATGCCTCTTGCAGTTCTTCTATTTCTATTCCGGATAAAATACTTTGTGCAATTTTAGGACCGATACCGCTCACAGAGATAAGCATTTCAAACATTTCTTTTTCATCTAATGTATAGAAGCCATAAAGTTCCAGTGAATTTTCTTTTAATGCAAGAAAAGTATAAAGTGAAGCTTCTTGCTTTTCAGCTAATTTCTGAAAAGTAGAAATAGAAATATTAACAAGGTAACCAACACCATTTACATCTAAAATAATTTTTGTTGGTTTTTTTGAAACTATCTTTCCGCTTAGATATCCAATCATATTAATCAACTAATTAGTTGGTTACAAGCCGCTTAAAATTTTATCGGGATTTTCAGCTATAAACTCTTTCCAATTTTTACTTCTTCGAAAGTTTGAACTCATTTTAAAAGCATGACAAACTGCAACAGCAAGCGCATCACTTTCATCATATTTCATCTTCTTTTTTTTTAAGCCGAGCAATTTTTTTATCATAAATTGAACTTGTTCTTTTGAAGCGGCTCCATTTCCAACTACTGATTTTTTAACTTCTCTTGGAGAGTATTCTTTTAATGGGATATTATTATTAATTGCTGCTAACAACGAAACACCTCTTGCGTAGCCAATTTTTAAAGCAGATTGAACATTTTTTCCGTAGAATGCTGTTTCTAACGCAAATTCATCAGGCTTATAAAATTTTATTAGCTTATCTAATTCATCGTATATCATTTTAAGTCGTGGAGCCATTTCTTTTGTGTTAGGCAGTTTAATAAATCCAGCAGCAATTTGTATAGTTTCGTTATTTTTAAAATCAATTATACCATATCCAGTAAAAATTGTACCGGGATCTACTCCTAAAATTCTCATAACAAGTTAAAAACTCATTTTTAGTTTTTATGAAAAATCTGCCGCTGTATAAACATTTTGTACATCATCGTTGTCTTCTAATGCTTCAATTAGCTTTTCCAATTTCTCTGCAGTTTCACCCGATACATTAATTGTATTTTTTGCAATCCACTGTATTGAAGCATTTTCAATTTCTAATTTTTTTTCTGCCAAAGCTTTACGGACACTTTCAAAATTTTCCACAGAAGTTGTAACTTCAAAGAACTCATCTTCAGTCTGAAGATCTTCTACTGGTGAGTCTATTATTAACTCCATCATTTGGTCTTCTGTCATCGAGTTGCGTTTTACGGTAATTATACCTTTTCTTTCGAACATCCAAGCTACAGAATTAGCCTCGCCTAAAGAGCCGCCATTTTTACTAAAAGCATGTCTAATTTCAGCCACTGTTCTATTTTTATTATCGGTTGCGGCTTCTACAAGAATAGCTACACCGCCCGGGCCATAGCCTTCATAAAGTACTTCATAGTAAACTGCGCCTTCAAGTTCACCAGTAGCTTTTTTAATTGCACGCTCAATATTTTCTGCAGGCATGTTAGCAGCTTTAGCGTTATCGACCGCAAGTCGAAGTCTAGGATTGCCATCAATATCACCGCCACCTTGTTTAGCTGCTATGGTAATCTCTTTAATTAGTTTAGTAAACAGCTTTCCCCTTTTGGAATCAATAACTGCTTTTTTTCTTCTTATAGTCGCCCATTTTGAGTGACCCGACATATTTTTCTCCTTGCTTTTTTTAATTCTGTAATTCTTTTACTAACAAATCTTTTATTCTTATTTGAGGAAACAATTTTCCATCTTTAGATACTGTTTCAATAGTGTATACAATATCCACCAAATTTTTATCTTTATCAATTAAGTCAACGTAGTAACCCAAATTAAAACCAATTGCATCAAATACTTTTTCATTTCCATTTTGTTTAAATACAGTAGAAAGATGATTTGTACCAACAAGGCGGGGCTGATAAACGAGCGAAACATCTTCTGACATAAATACAGGCCGCATATTACCGGGTCCAAAAGGTGCAAATTGATTTAATATCCTTACAAATTTTGGCGTTATTTCCGAAAAGTGAATTTTAGCATCTATTTCAATTTCCGGCAGCCTATCATTTT encodes:
- a CDS encoding peptide MFS transporter — its product is MFKKHPKGIIVLFFTEMWERFGFYTLMAILVLYMEKEFKWDDATKGNYYGWFLALVYFIPILGGWLGDKVLGNFNTVRIGAWVMSFGFAFLFLSSANAVTLFFIGLFLIAFGTGIFKVNIAVLVGNLYHDKLELKDAGFNIYYMGVNLGAAIAPLAATLLFNLFGNYNVSFAAAGLGLLICIIIFELGKKNLIVFDYRKQSSAAEIKNQNYREIPKEEFKQRIATLVILFLIVSFFWVGFYQNGFALTLFAERSTIISNILRPETYQFFNPFFILTLTPLMLAYFSKLNKAGKEPATPVKILIGMFIMGIAMAIMIPASLLGGNLDQNNMSPLWLISTYLVVTLAEILISPLGLSFVTKVAPPKIQGLMMGGWFGATALGSYGSGFLGKFYSDFQHHQYFLILTGILTVSVILLLIFMNKLKRFAG
- a CDS encoding aminopeptidase P family protein — its product is MFDKKIYIKRREQLKKKIKTGLILFPGNDEAPMNYADNTYKYRQDSTFLYYFGLDRAGLFAIIDADENKEIIFGDDFTVNDIVWMGKQPTIKQLAANVGVANISSLSQLESFIKKAISQGRKIHYVPQYRYDNMLKLENLLGINANAVNNYASIELIKAVADQRSIKSNEELKEIEKAIEISYVMQTTAMQLARNGMVEREIAGFIEGIALSMGNGLSFPTIFSKHGETLHNHSYNNILKNGDIVVNDSGVESFNHYSSDITRTFPVSGKFTQKQKEIYQIVLDAQLAAIKTAKPKITWRSVHLKSALVIAEGLKALGLMKGDMRTAVNEGAHALFYPHGLGHLLGLDVHDMENFGEQYTGYSTKILRSEQFGLKSLRYGKELMPGVVLTVEPGIYFIPELIHQWEAEKKFVKYINYNKVKNYIGFGGIRIEDDIVITSKGCRVLGVPIPKSIDGVEAMSSEKI
- a CDS encoding four helix bundle protein, producing the protein MKENELQTRLFDFTVRVLKFLPTLPKTPEFNVIRYQLAKCSTSAGANYEESQAGSSKADFNNKVRISLKEMRESNYWLRIISAIINEKNHDEELAYLCGESNELKKILGSIVFKTSK
- a CDS encoding proline racemase family protein yields the protein MSTTFRIRKIAEWMHPEDWTEIETIDVHTAGEPLRIILSGLPEIKGYTILEKRQYMKENLDDFRKALMWEPRGHADMYGCVITPPERKDSNFGALFLHNEGYSTMCGHGIIGLTKVVLETGMMEKNSPVTTIKIDTPAGQIISYAKIENDEISSIYFHNVPSFVLMKDELINVPEIGKVKFDVAFGGAFYVFVKAEEIGLKLVQENVDELIHKGMLIKKTVMNNFKIEHPFDNELSFLYGTIFYGKSYSNEADSRNVCIFADGEVDRSPTGTGVSARMALHYFDNEIKLNQPMIIESIIGTKFIGKAVAETKFGPYRAVIPEIEGNAFITGKSVFYIDPKDPLKHGFLVR
- a CDS encoding proline dehydrogenase family protein, with the translated sequence MSISRNILLKMSESTFLKKHVPNIWFVRKALKRFMPGETEEAAFIESKKLALLGIPTVYTRLGENIKNLDEADEVKNHYLQLIDKIKSQNLDIEISLKLTQLGFDISEEETYNNFKAIIGKANAILNNTVFGESTTSWIDIEGSLYTQRTIDFYKRIKFEFDNVGLCLQAYLYRTEKDLNELIDFRPIIRLVKGAYKEPENIAFPQKRAVDENYFKLSQRLMKEIKEKNIRSAFATHDEKLIGKIINEARTIHLPKDKLEFQMLYGIKPELQKELAKDGYKVRVLISYGASWYPWYMRRLAERPANVWFVLKNIF
- a CDS encoding dihydrodipicolinate synthase family protein, translating into MKKLHGIFPPITTPFENDELSLNKLKFNIEKWNKTGLAGYVIMGSNGESAFLTREEKLKLVEAVREFTPSDKIVIAGTGSDSIKETISLSNDAAKLGADFVLILTPSFYKSQMKHEAFIKYFSSIADACKVPVIIYNVPKFTGVDIDAFTVAKLSEHKNIIGIKNSSENIRQTIEFISNTDESFSVLVGTASVLFPGISAGAKGGIVALANIAPNQCVQIQKLIEEKKLNEAIELQKKLIPVNSAVTTKYGVPGLKAAMDMLGYFGGEPRAPLSQLNDADKKHLEQILINAQLLS